From Symphalangus syndactylus isolate Jambi chromosome 17, NHGRI_mSymSyn1-v2.1_pri, whole genome shotgun sequence, one genomic window encodes:
- the C17H19orf33 gene encoding immortalization up-regulated protein yields the protein MEFDLGAALEPTSQKPGVGAGHGGDPKLSPHKVQGRSEAGAGPGPKQGHHSSSDSSSSSSDSDTDVKPHAAGSKQHESTPGKAKKPKVKKEKGKKKEASH from the exons ATGGAGTTCGACCTCGGAGCAG CCCTGGAGCCCACCTCCCAGAAGCCCGGTGTGGGGGCGGGCCATGGGGGAGACCCCAAGCTCAGTCCCCACAAAGTTCAGGGCCGGTCGGAGGCAGGGGCAGGTCCGGGTCCAAAG CAAGGACACCACAGCTCTTCCGATTCCAGCAGCAGCTCCAGCGACTCGGACACGGATGTGAAG CCCCACGCTGCTGGCTCCAAGCAGCACGAGAGCACCCCGGGCAAGGCCAAGAAGCCCAAAGTGAAGAAGGAGAAGGGCAAGAAGAAGGAGGCTTCCCACTGA